One window from the genome of Xiphophorus hellerii strain 12219 chromosome 16, Xiphophorus_hellerii-4.1, whole genome shotgun sequence encodes:
- the mapk8ip3 gene encoding C-Jun-amino-terminal kinase-interacting protein 3 isoform X6, with protein sequence MMEIDEVVYQDDYGSGTVMSERVSGLANSIYREFERLIHSYDEEVVKELMPLVVNVLENLDAVLTENQEHEVELELLKEDNEQLITQYEREKALRKQAEEKFIEFEDSLEADKKELQIQVELLELQGKQLELKTKNYSDQITRLEEREAEMKKEYNALHQRHTEMIQTYVEHIERSKLQQPGGNSQSEGPGCGRTHRHTWRKSKAERPPSLSLYPGGEGMVRGGHGGARMMPGTDIWQEDESESDSVAATPSSTGSKSNTPTSSVPSATITPINEGFPPHCDFDTMRAGNRRKGAKRLSRNMEVQVSQETRNVSIGMGSSDEWSEFQEIIDSTPELEMGMDSRVYGVGNSPSQGIVNEAFGINTDSLYHEIKDAKSDIIGDVDAGAELLGEFSVRDDFFGMGKEVENLLTENKQLLETKNALNIVKNDLIAKVDELSSEQEVLKEELEAVRQSKNKVDARIKELEEEIKRLRAEASRDSKDEVGDDFSSPMQDGDMSMTQRRRFTRVEMARVLMERNQYKERLMELQEAVRWTEMIRASRESPPIQEKKKSTIWQFFARLFSSSSSPPPVKRPYSSVNIHYKSPSPAFNQRRSHTMCQISTSNRTLEFFPEELASNGVASLLSDSALMARREQRREQYRQVREHMRRDDGIMQACGWSVPSRLKQTGGQTDGAKDSPLKRQQTNEKEDNRMKNVPVPVYCRPLVEKDPNRKLWCAAGVDLTGWRVSSQEAAPPKAPSGSGDPLQTEEDRADKKNTSPEKRKSKDLQETDSMNSRVWILTSTHSASKVVIIDANQPGSLVDQFNVCNAHVLCISSVPAASESDYPAGEIVLDPGDGGAGGGEDMGGVEGMLAGITLVGCATNCSVARSNCSSRTDTPIVDKGQAPAAPPMNGKIHPAQSAEEATEATEVSESAASQPEMGSGRPGPFTEHVFTDPQPRPADDRSAGQSKDESSQSAESEEGGEETKNYTSVAPTMWLGAQNGWLYVHSAVGNWKKCLHSIKLKDSVLSLVHVKGRVLVALADGTLAIFHRSEDGLWDLSNYHLMDLGRPHHSIRCMAVVHDKVWCGYKNKIHVIQPKSMQIEKSFDAHPRRESQVRQLAWIGDGVWVSIRLDSTLRLYHAHTHQHLQDVDIEPYVSKMLGTGKLGFSFVRITALLIGGNRLWVGTGNGVIISIPLTETVVLHRGQLLGLRANKVSPTSSGGVIHVYGDDSSEKSTGSFIPYCSMAQAQLCFHGHRDAVKFFVSVPGNVLATLNGSVLDSPSEGQSTAAPTETEAQSVQNVLVLSGGEGYIDFRIGDGEDDETEEGDSGGGASQMKPALSKAERSHIIVWQVSYVPE encoded by the exons ATGATGGAGATAGACGAGGTGGTGTACCAGGACGACTACGGCTCCGGCACCGTGATGTCGGAGCGGGTGTCGGGCCTGGCCAACAGCATCTACCGGGAGTTCGAGCGGCTCATCCACAGCTACGACGAGGAGGTGGTGAAGGAGCTGATGCCGCTGGTGGTCAACGTCCTGGAGAACCTGGACGCGGTGCTCACCGAGAACCAGGAGCACGAAgtggagctggagctgctgaagGAGGACAACGAGCAGCTCATCACCCAGTACGAGCGGGAGAAAGCGCTGCGTAAGCAGGCGGAGGAG AAATTCATTGAATTTGAGGACAGTCTGGAGGCAGACAAAAAGGAGCTGCAGATCCAGGTGGAGCTTTTGGAGCTTCAGGGGAAGCAGCTGGAGCTGAAGACGAAGAACTACTCCGACCAGA TCACTCGTCTTGAGGAGCGTGAGGCAGAGATGAAGAAGGAGTATAATGCTCTTCATCAGCGCCACACCGAG ATGATCCAGACGTACGTAGAGCACATAGAGCGGTCCAAACTGCAGCAACCAGGGGgtaacagccaatcagaaggcCCCGGCTGTGGACGAAC TCATCGCCACACATGGAGGAAAAG CAAAGCGGAGCGCCCGCCGTCGCTGAGCCTGTACCCTGGTGGCGAGGGCATGGTACGTGGGGGTCACGGGGGGGCTAGGATGATGCCCGGGACAGACATCTGGCAG GAGGACGAATCGGAGTCTGACTCGGTTGCAGCCACACCCAGCAGCACAGGAAGCAAGTCCAACACGCCCACCTCCTCCGTCCCCTCCGCCACCATCACCCCCATCAACGAGGGCTTCCCCCCGCACTGCGACTTCGACACGATGCGCGCCGGGAACCGCAGGAAAGGCGCCAAGCGTCTCAGTCGCAACATGGAGGTGCAGGTTTCCCAGGAAACCAGGAACGTCAGCATCG GTATGGGAAGCAGTGACGAATGGTCCGAATTTCAGGAAATAATCGACTCCACCCCAGAGCTGGAGATGGGAATGGATTCCAGGGTTTATGGAGTTGGAAACAG TCCTTCTCAAGGGATTGTTAACGAGGCATTCGGCATCAACACGGACTCACTGTACCACGAGATCAAAGACGCAAAGTCGGACATCATCGGGGACGTCGACGCCGGTGCCGAGCTGCTGG GCGAGTTTTCAG TCCGTGACGATTTCTTCG GGATGGGAAAGGAGGTGGAAAATCTTCTGACGGAGAACAAACAGCTTCTAGAGACCAA AAACGCTCTGAACATTGTAAAAAACGATCTTATCGCCAAAGTGGACGAGCTGTCGAGTGAGCAGGAGGTGCtgaaggaggagctggaggcgGTGCGGCAATCCAAGAACAAGGTGGACGCCAGAATCAAGGAGCTGGAAGAAGAAATCAAGAG GTTAAGAGCAGAAGCATCTCGGGACTCTAAAGACGAAGTTGGTGATGAC TTTTCATCGCCCATGCAGGACGGGGACATGTCGATGACCCAGCGGCGCCGCTTCACTCGGGTGGAGATGGCCCGTGTGCTGATGGAGCGGAACCAGTACAAAGAGAGGctgatggagctgcaggaggCGGTGCGATGGACAGAGATGATCAG GGCTTCTAGGGAGAGTCCGCCCATCCAGGAGAAGAAGAAGTCCACCATCTGGCAGTT CTTTGCACGCCTCTTCAGCTCCTCGTCCAGCCCTCCTCCCGTCAAGCGACCTTACTCCAGCGTCAACATCCACTACAAGTCGCCCTCGCCGGCGTTCAACCAGCGGCGCAGTCACACCATGTGCCAGATCTCCACCTCCAACCGCACGCTGGAGTTCTTCCCTGAAGA ACTGGCCAGTAACGGTGTTGCGTCTCTCCTCAGTGACTCGGCGCTGATGGCGCGCCGAGAGCAGCGGCGTGAGCAGTACAGGCAGGTGCGAGAGCACATGCGCCGTGACGACGGCATCATGCAGGCCTGTGGCTGGAGCGTGCCATCTCGCCTCAAGCAG ACTGGTGGTCAGACGGACGGCGCTAAGGACAGCCCGCTGAAGAGACAACAG ACCAATGAGAAAGAGGATAACCGCATGAAGAATGTGCCTGTTCCGGTGTACTGTCGCCCTCTGGTGGAGAAAGACCCCAACAGGAAG TTGTGGTGCGCAGCGGGAGTCGACCTGACAGGATGGAGAGTCAGCAGCCAGGAGGCGGCGCCACCCAAAGCACCATCAGGCAGCGGTGACCCCCTGCAGACTGAGGAGGACCGAGCGGACAAGAAGAACACGTCACCTGAGAAGAGGAAG TCTAAGGACCTCCAGGAGACAGACAGCATGAACAGTCGAGTGTGGATCCTCACCAGCACCCACTCTGCCAGCAAGGTGGTCATCATCGACGCCAACCAGCCTGGCTCTCTGGTCGACCAGTTCAACGTCTGCAACGCACACGTGCTCTGCATCTCCAGTGTGCCAG CTGCCAGCGAGAGTGATTATCCAGCAGGAGAAATCGTGTTGGATCCAGGTgatggaggagcaggaggaggagaggacaTGGGAGGCGTGGAGGGCATGTTGGCTGGCATCACGCTGGTTGGCTGTGCCACGAACTGCAGTGTTGCCCGTAGCAACTGCTCCTCGCGTACAGACACACCCATAGTGGATAAAGGACAAG ccCCCGCCGCTCCCCCCATGAACGGGAAGATTCACCCCGCCCAGTCAGCCGAGGAAGCCACGGAGGCCACGGAGGTTTCTGAATCCGCAGCCAGCCAGCCGGAGATGGGGTCCGGACGCCCGGGGCCCTTCACCGAGCACGTCTTCACCGATCCTCAGCCTCGTCCGGCAGATGATAG GAGCGCGGGCCAGTCCAAAGACGAATCGTCTCAGTCCGCAGAGTCTGAGGAAGGAGGGGAAGAAACCAAAAACTACACCAGCGTGGCCCCCACCATGTGGCTCGGGGCGCAGAACGGCTG GCTTTATGTCCACTCTGCTGTCGGAAACTGGAAGAAGTGTCTCCACTCCATCAAACTCAAAGACTCGGTTCTCAGTCTGGT GCACGTGAAAGGTCGTGTGCTGGTCGCCCTCGCTGACGGGACGCTCGCCATATTCCACCGTTCAGAAG ACGGCCTGTGGGACCTGTCCAACTATCACCTCATGGACCTCGGCCGGCCTCATCACTCCATCCGCTGCATGGCGGTCGTCCACGATAAGGTCTGGTGCGGCTACAAGAACAAGATTCATGTCATTCAGCCCAAAAGCATGCAGATCGAG AAGTCGTTCGACGCCCACCCCCGGAGGGAGAGCCAGGTGCGGCAGCTGGCCTGGATCGGTGACGGCGTGTGGGTCTCGATCCGGTTAGACTCCACCCTGCGTCTGTACCACGCGCACACGCACCAGCACCTCCAGGATGTGGACATTGAGCCATACGTCAGCAAAATGTTGG GTACCGGCAAGCTGGGCTTCTCGTTTGTGCGGATCACGGCCCTGCTGATTGGTGGAAACCGTCTCTGGGTGGGGACAGGAAACGGCGTGATCATCTCCATCCCGCTGACAGAGA CGGTGGTTCTTCACCGGGGACAGCTGCTGGGGTTGAGGG CTAATAAAGTGTCTCCTACGTCCTCCGGCGGTGTGATCCATGTGTATGGCGATGACAGCTCTGAGAAGAGCACCGGCAGCTTCATCCCCTACTGCTCCATGGCCCAAGcgcagctgtgtttccatggaCACCGTGATGCTGTCAAGTTCTTCGTATCCGTACCAG gtAATGTTTTGGCCACCTTAAACGGCAGCGTTCTGGACAGTCCATCCGAAGGTCAGAGCACCGCAGCACCCACAGAGACGGAGGCGCAGAGCGTCCAGAACGTGCTGGTGCTGAGCGGAGGAGAGGGCTACATCGACTTCCGCATAG
- the mapk8ip3 gene encoding C-Jun-amino-terminal kinase-interacting protein 3 isoform X10, whose translation MMEIDEVVYQDDYGSGTVMSERVSGLANSIYREFERLIHSYDEEVVKELMPLVVNVLENLDAVLTENQEHEVELELLKEDNEQLITQYEREKALRKQAEEKFIEFEDSLEADKKELQIQVELLELQGKQLELKTKNYSDQITRLEEREAEMKKEYNALHQRHTEMIQTYVEHIERSKLQQPGGNSQSEGPGCGRTHRHTWRKSKAERPPSLSLYPGGEGMEDESESDSVAATPSSTGSKSNTPTSSVPSATITPINEGFPPHCDFDTMRAGNRRKGAKRLSRNMEVQVSQETRNVSIGMGSSDEWSEFQEIIDSTPELEMGMDSRVYGVGNSPSQGIVNEAFGINTDSLYHEIKDAKSDIIGDVDAGAELLGEFSVRDDFFGMGKEVENLLTENKQLLETKNALNIVKNDLIAKVDELSSEQEVLKEELEAVRQSKNKVDARIKELEEEIKRLRAEASRDSKDEVGDDFSSPMQDGDMSMTQRRRFTRVEMARVLMERNQYKERLMELQEAVRWTEMIRASRESPPIQEKKKSTIWQFFARLFSSSSSPPPVKRPYSSVNIHYKSPSPAFNQRRSHTMCQISTSNRTLEFFPEELASNGVASLLSDSALMARREQRREQYRQVREHMRRDDGIMQACGWSVPSRLKQTGGQTDGAKDSPLKRQQTNEKEDNRMKNVPVPVYCRPLVEKDPNRKLWCAAGVDLTGWRVSSQEAAPPKAPSGSGDPLQTEEDRADKKNTSPEKRKSKDLQETDSMNSRVWILTSTHSASKVVIIDANQPGSLVDQFNVCNAHVLCISSVPAASESDYPAGEIVLDPGDGGAGGGEDMGGVEGMLAGITLVGCATNCSVARSNCSSRTDTPIVDKGQAPAAPPMNGKIHPAQSAEEATEATEVSESAASQPEMGSGRPGPFTEHVFTDPQPRPADDRSAGQSKDESSQSAESEEGGEETKNYTSVAPTMWLGAQNGWLYVHSAVGNWKKCLHSIKLKDSVLSLVHVKGRVLVALADGTLAIFHRSEDGLWDLSNYHLMDLGRPHHSIRCMAVVHDKVWCGYKNKIHVIQPKSMQIEKSFDAHPRRESQVRQLAWIGDGVWVSIRLDSTLRLYHAHTHQHLQDVDIEPYVSKMLGTGKLGFSFVRITALLIGGNRLWVGTGNGVIISIPLTETVVLHRGQLLGLRANKVSPTSSGGVIHVYGDDSSEKSTGSFIPYCSMAQAQLCFHGHRDAVKFFVSVPGNVLATLNGSVLDSPSEGQSTAAPTETEAQSVQNVLVLSGGEGYIDFRIGDGEDDETEEGDSGGGASQMKPALSKAERSHIIVWQVSYVPE comes from the exons ATGATGGAGATAGACGAGGTGGTGTACCAGGACGACTACGGCTCCGGCACCGTGATGTCGGAGCGGGTGTCGGGCCTGGCCAACAGCATCTACCGGGAGTTCGAGCGGCTCATCCACAGCTACGACGAGGAGGTGGTGAAGGAGCTGATGCCGCTGGTGGTCAACGTCCTGGAGAACCTGGACGCGGTGCTCACCGAGAACCAGGAGCACGAAgtggagctggagctgctgaagGAGGACAACGAGCAGCTCATCACCCAGTACGAGCGGGAGAAAGCGCTGCGTAAGCAGGCGGAGGAG AAATTCATTGAATTTGAGGACAGTCTGGAGGCAGACAAAAAGGAGCTGCAGATCCAGGTGGAGCTTTTGGAGCTTCAGGGGAAGCAGCTGGAGCTGAAGACGAAGAACTACTCCGACCAGA TCACTCGTCTTGAGGAGCGTGAGGCAGAGATGAAGAAGGAGTATAATGCTCTTCATCAGCGCCACACCGAG ATGATCCAGACGTACGTAGAGCACATAGAGCGGTCCAAACTGCAGCAACCAGGGGgtaacagccaatcagaaggcCCCGGCTGTGGACGAAC TCATCGCCACACATGGAGGAAAAG CAAAGCGGAGCGCCCGCCGTCGCTGAGCCTGTACCCTGGTGGCGAGGGCATG GAGGACGAATCGGAGTCTGACTCGGTTGCAGCCACACCCAGCAGCACAGGAAGCAAGTCCAACACGCCCACCTCCTCCGTCCCCTCCGCCACCATCACCCCCATCAACGAGGGCTTCCCCCCGCACTGCGACTTCGACACGATGCGCGCCGGGAACCGCAGGAAAGGCGCCAAGCGTCTCAGTCGCAACATGGAGGTGCAGGTTTCCCAGGAAACCAGGAACGTCAGCATCG GTATGGGAAGCAGTGACGAATGGTCCGAATTTCAGGAAATAATCGACTCCACCCCAGAGCTGGAGATGGGAATGGATTCCAGGGTTTATGGAGTTGGAAACAG TCCTTCTCAAGGGATTGTTAACGAGGCATTCGGCATCAACACGGACTCACTGTACCACGAGATCAAAGACGCAAAGTCGGACATCATCGGGGACGTCGACGCCGGTGCCGAGCTGCTGG GCGAGTTTTCAG TCCGTGACGATTTCTTCG GGATGGGAAAGGAGGTGGAAAATCTTCTGACGGAGAACAAACAGCTTCTAGAGACCAA AAACGCTCTGAACATTGTAAAAAACGATCTTATCGCCAAAGTGGACGAGCTGTCGAGTGAGCAGGAGGTGCtgaaggaggagctggaggcgGTGCGGCAATCCAAGAACAAGGTGGACGCCAGAATCAAGGAGCTGGAAGAAGAAATCAAGAG GTTAAGAGCAGAAGCATCTCGGGACTCTAAAGACGAAGTTGGTGATGAC TTTTCATCGCCCATGCAGGACGGGGACATGTCGATGACCCAGCGGCGCCGCTTCACTCGGGTGGAGATGGCCCGTGTGCTGATGGAGCGGAACCAGTACAAAGAGAGGctgatggagctgcaggaggCGGTGCGATGGACAGAGATGATCAG GGCTTCTAGGGAGAGTCCGCCCATCCAGGAGAAGAAGAAGTCCACCATCTGGCAGTT CTTTGCACGCCTCTTCAGCTCCTCGTCCAGCCCTCCTCCCGTCAAGCGACCTTACTCCAGCGTCAACATCCACTACAAGTCGCCCTCGCCGGCGTTCAACCAGCGGCGCAGTCACACCATGTGCCAGATCTCCACCTCCAACCGCACGCTGGAGTTCTTCCCTGAAGA ACTGGCCAGTAACGGTGTTGCGTCTCTCCTCAGTGACTCGGCGCTGATGGCGCGCCGAGAGCAGCGGCGTGAGCAGTACAGGCAGGTGCGAGAGCACATGCGCCGTGACGACGGCATCATGCAGGCCTGTGGCTGGAGCGTGCCATCTCGCCTCAAGCAG ACTGGTGGTCAGACGGACGGCGCTAAGGACAGCCCGCTGAAGAGACAACAG ACCAATGAGAAAGAGGATAACCGCATGAAGAATGTGCCTGTTCCGGTGTACTGTCGCCCTCTGGTGGAGAAAGACCCCAACAGGAAG TTGTGGTGCGCAGCGGGAGTCGACCTGACAGGATGGAGAGTCAGCAGCCAGGAGGCGGCGCCACCCAAAGCACCATCAGGCAGCGGTGACCCCCTGCAGACTGAGGAGGACCGAGCGGACAAGAAGAACACGTCACCTGAGAAGAGGAAG TCTAAGGACCTCCAGGAGACAGACAGCATGAACAGTCGAGTGTGGATCCTCACCAGCACCCACTCTGCCAGCAAGGTGGTCATCATCGACGCCAACCAGCCTGGCTCTCTGGTCGACCAGTTCAACGTCTGCAACGCACACGTGCTCTGCATCTCCAGTGTGCCAG CTGCCAGCGAGAGTGATTATCCAGCAGGAGAAATCGTGTTGGATCCAGGTgatggaggagcaggaggaggagaggacaTGGGAGGCGTGGAGGGCATGTTGGCTGGCATCACGCTGGTTGGCTGTGCCACGAACTGCAGTGTTGCCCGTAGCAACTGCTCCTCGCGTACAGACACACCCATAGTGGATAAAGGACAAG ccCCCGCCGCTCCCCCCATGAACGGGAAGATTCACCCCGCCCAGTCAGCCGAGGAAGCCACGGAGGCCACGGAGGTTTCTGAATCCGCAGCCAGCCAGCCGGAGATGGGGTCCGGACGCCCGGGGCCCTTCACCGAGCACGTCTTCACCGATCCTCAGCCTCGTCCGGCAGATGATAG GAGCGCGGGCCAGTCCAAAGACGAATCGTCTCAGTCCGCAGAGTCTGAGGAAGGAGGGGAAGAAACCAAAAACTACACCAGCGTGGCCCCCACCATGTGGCTCGGGGCGCAGAACGGCTG GCTTTATGTCCACTCTGCTGTCGGAAACTGGAAGAAGTGTCTCCACTCCATCAAACTCAAAGACTCGGTTCTCAGTCTGGT GCACGTGAAAGGTCGTGTGCTGGTCGCCCTCGCTGACGGGACGCTCGCCATATTCCACCGTTCAGAAG ACGGCCTGTGGGACCTGTCCAACTATCACCTCATGGACCTCGGCCGGCCTCATCACTCCATCCGCTGCATGGCGGTCGTCCACGATAAGGTCTGGTGCGGCTACAAGAACAAGATTCATGTCATTCAGCCCAAAAGCATGCAGATCGAG AAGTCGTTCGACGCCCACCCCCGGAGGGAGAGCCAGGTGCGGCAGCTGGCCTGGATCGGTGACGGCGTGTGGGTCTCGATCCGGTTAGACTCCACCCTGCGTCTGTACCACGCGCACACGCACCAGCACCTCCAGGATGTGGACATTGAGCCATACGTCAGCAAAATGTTGG GTACCGGCAAGCTGGGCTTCTCGTTTGTGCGGATCACGGCCCTGCTGATTGGTGGAAACCGTCTCTGGGTGGGGACAGGAAACGGCGTGATCATCTCCATCCCGCTGACAGAGA CGGTGGTTCTTCACCGGGGACAGCTGCTGGGGTTGAGGG CTAATAAAGTGTCTCCTACGTCCTCCGGCGGTGTGATCCATGTGTATGGCGATGACAGCTCTGAGAAGAGCACCGGCAGCTTCATCCCCTACTGCTCCATGGCCCAAGcgcagctgtgtttccatggaCACCGTGATGCTGTCAAGTTCTTCGTATCCGTACCAG gtAATGTTTTGGCCACCTTAAACGGCAGCGTTCTGGACAGTCCATCCGAAGGTCAGAGCACCGCAGCACCCACAGAGACGGAGGCGCAGAGCGTCCAGAACGTGCTGGTGCTGAGCGGAGGAGAGGGCTACATCGACTTCCGCATAG